The window GGTCTGCGATGCGGGGCTGCATCTCAGTGAGAAGAAGCCGGCCAATGtaaatcgagagagagagagagagagagagagagagagagagagagagagagactaccgACCAGCCTTGTCTGCGGGACAACAAAGGAGGCGCCGGACTCGCATCACGACTCCTGTCAGCAGAACTCAACATCTGAGGAGAAATCCTGAATATTCCCTAAATCTTTGGCTTCTTCACATTTTGGCAAGTATAAAGGTTTATTATTCCTCTTTAAGTAAATAAACCAGACCCAAGCTCACACGTTATTTTGATCTGAATGTTACAAcgtgccatttttatttattttttaatcgatTTCCAATTCATTTTTTAATTGCTTATTTGTTACATAATTGAACTGAAACAACCAAACTGGAGCCAACGTTCCTGTTAATAAAAATGCTGGAAAATGCGTACTTACGTGAACCTATACTAGGCCTAtaccatttaaagaaaaatagactTTTGAGAGCAGGTTTTGATACAGTTTAGTTCAGATGTATGACATGTCTAAGTGATGATGATAGACGCCGGATTTAATGAGCTCTAAAGCCGACAGAAACATGTAAGCTgtcattaaaaagttattttcagaCCACACACCAACTTGACATTTATTTCACAGGGTTGAAAGAGGGTATAAGGATTAAACCTACAAGCTATGTGGGGCAATTTCcttaccacattttttttttttttttttttttaattaggccAAATTTGCCGTTTGACTGGACGAAATGGAGGAACATTTTGACGAGAGGGAAAAAGTTCAGCGCAACAGCCGGAGCAGCGCTCGAGCGAACGGGCTGATGAGTCCCACCCACAGCGCCCACTGCAGCCTGTATCGGACGCGCACCCTCAAGACTCTTAGCTCGGAGAAGAAGGCGAAAAAAGTGCGTTTTTACCGCAATGGTGACCGGTACTTCAACGGCATCGTGTATGCCATCTCTTCGGACCGGATTAGAACCTTTGACGCTTTGTTGGCCGACCTGACCCGCACTCTTTCTGACAATGTCAACCTGCCTCAAGGGGTCCGAATCATCTACGCAATTGATGGATCCAAGAAAATCACCAGTATAGACCAGCTGGTGGAAGGTAATACGTTATCTTGACTGATTAAGCCAGAAGAACCCACACAATAATGTGATATATGGCTGAAAATggctagatagatagacagatagatagatagatatttaggCATGTACATATTCACATTGTTCCATGAATAAAACtgccatttttgtagtattttgaaattgatgttgtatatactgtatgtacatgtagCGTATATacatatgtctgtgtgtgtgtgtgtatgttttacatatattgccatACAGTATATCAGATTTTTATATGGGAAGACGGcacatatttcattttaaaaacattgattgcatgttttttttttttatgaggaacTCATCAAAAAAGCTCCTTGGAAGTCTCCATTGCTGCTTAATGGCTTGGATACATTTGGAATTTCTCTTTTCAAAAGTAGAGCAGTAGAAGTGACGACATTGATATAAAATTAGGGCACTCAACGATGAGCATTTAAGTGTGCATGGGCTTCTCCAGGCTTTTCTTTACATGTCCATAATACTTTTTCCAGCTTTGAGAAACTTTGCTAAATATGCCTTTATTATAGCCACTCATACCAAAATCTAATTCTGACACAGAGCATTGAAATTTCCAGTTCAAATCAATACATTTAAACAGAGATGACAGCTCAATCGATAGATTGCCTCTGGTCTTTTATCCCTAGAAACGAATGTTATGTACTTGTCATTGAAGGCATATAAATCTCACACATTGTACCATGTTACTACATTCTTTCCATAGGTGAGAGTTATGTTTGTGGCTCCACCGAAGCCTTTAAGAAACTCGACTACACCAGCAATGTCAACCCTAACTGGTCAGTGAATGTCAGGGCCCTGGGCTCCAGCAAGTGCCCCACTTCTCTGGCCAGCTCCAAATCAGGGCCACAGTTCAATGAGAGCAAGGAATTCGTCAGACCCAAACTGGTCACCGTCATCCGCAGTGGAGTGAAGCCTCGGAAGGCAGTTCGCATCCTGCTCAACAAGAAGACTGCCCACTCCTATGAGCAAGTTCTTACTGACATTACAGATGCTATAAAGCTCGACTCTGGGGTTGTCAAGAGGATCTACACCCTTGAGGGAAAACAGGTAAGAGGATCTTAATGAGTGTTTCATGGAAATCTTGGTACTATGTTTGTGTTCTGGTGCTATTTCAGTGTTTCTTGCAATCTGAAAGGAGGATATAGGTTTTGTGTTGTGTcattgtggctttttttttttttttttttttttgtgggtagAGGCGATTAATGCATATGATTTCAATTCAGACAGCAAATGCATTTTCTTAAATTGAATTTGTTATGTAAGCTCTCCTCTTGACCTGGCACACTAAACTTGAGGATTTAATGAGATTGCTCATTGGGATTTCAGATAACAGAcacactacactgtaaaaagtagtaACCTGTAAGTAGTCCATTTTTACCTCAAGGAGCTGTTTCTAGttgatttaacccttaaaattagttttgttggtgtaatctaatgtattcaagttgatttagtgatgttaaagtattagtttaccccaaaatgaaaattctcccattatttactcaccctaatgccatcccactttctttctttcttttcttttctttttttttactttctttctactgctgaaatgaaatgaagattttcagaagaatatttcagctctgtaggtccattcaatgcaagtgaatggtggccagaactttgaagctccaaatagtacataaaggcagcataaaagtaatccataagactacagtggttaaatctatatctgtagaagcaatatgatagtaaaaaaggacttaaatatggatctgtttcccacacacacctatcatagcacttgtgaagacattaattttaaccaatggagtattatggattacttttatactgcctttatgtggagcttcaaagttctgaccaccattcacttgtattatatgaaccaacagagctgagatattcttctaaaaatcttaatttatgttcttcagaagaaagaaagtcatacacatctgggatggcatgagggtgagtaattgatgagatcatttttatttttaggtgaactatccctataaatatgttttttttgttttgttttttttttacttgaaaataaaaagttaacaGATATtgacacatgaagcacatttataGGTTAAACATTTTTCAGTGTAGAGAAATAGAAACATTAGAAATTAATAATTTATCAACAACCAAACTCCTCTCCCGATGTGATTATACTGTATCAGCTGACTCAAATATGGAACTACAATAACAGTGTATCTTTAGATTTCTCTTAAAATTACAGATGTATACATCAAAGGCTTTAATTGGCTCTTTTGCCCTATTTCTCCAAAGTAAATCCTTAAGAAACGTGTATGAAATAAAACAATGTGGCTTTTGTTATTTAAACTCTGAAAAACTCCCCCATCCCATGAGccttaataaataatgaaatctCATTACTTGAGCATCAAATGCTACAGCTAAAAACTCCCCCTAACCTGAAGCAGTACATACAGGAGAACTAGTGTAGTTTATAAATGGAAATCTGTGTCTGTGCCCACGCACACTTGAAATCAGAGAATCAGTGTCTCAGAGTATACAGAAATAACTCTGGCTTCTGCTCTCATTTAAATTCCTCCCACCTTTCTGAGCTGCTCTGAAACAGCTGTGACCACCCTACACATACAGAATGATAGAAGGACACACACGTGTAATTGACGTACTCTGACATACATGAAAATATACAAACAAATTTTGCCTCGATCATACGAACTGAATTGTAAATAACATCTCTGTACTGCCACAGACACATCATTGATCAGCCAGGtacaagatgcaaataaaaattCATTAAACACTAATTAGTCAGCACATAGAGCTATTATCTCTCAGGTCTACTGCACAGCACAGAAAGGATCTGTTTAGGAAGACTGAAGAGCGTCCTTGCCTTTTCTCTTTGAAAAGCCCTCTGATTCACCTTGAATGAGAAAAACTTGAGCGTGTAAGAAGGGTTGTTTCATAATGTGTTGTCAGCCATTTTGCATTATTGTAGATGTCAGTATTTGCAAGCACTTGTTAATATGCCTGCATGTATAGTAACAGAATGATTTATTGgcgttttatttgtttaaatattaaataggAATAGTTTAAAGGTATActgtagttcacacaaaaatgaagattctcttatcatttttcaccctcatgccatcccagattaaggaaacataaaagtaatccatataactccagtgttaaatccatatcttcagaagcgatataataagtGTGTGTTGGAAACAGAACAATAGTCATTTTTTCCTCTTAATCTCCACTTtatctttcactttcagatgtgaaagcgaaactaaacaggcaccacatgtgactttcagatgtaaatgtgaaagtgaaagtggagatttaggaagaaaaaaaaaggacttcaattttgatctgtttctcacccacacctattgtaacACTTCtgcagatatggatttaaacactggagtcttatagattacttctttgtttcctttatgtgatttttggagctacaagagctgagatattcttctaaaaatctttgtttgtgttttgctgaagaaagccatacacatctgggatggcatgaggatgagtaaatgatgagagaattttcatttttgggtgaactatccctttaaatatgattCAGTATAGATAGCTCCTACAACATTCTCTCTGtggtattaaaaatgttttttgtgggttcaatacaagttaagcacaatatgcagcatttgtggcataatgatgattaccacagaaaatcattTTAATTCGTCAgttgtttacaaaaaaaatagcggtaagatacagtacatacaacagaagtgaatggagCTAGTCCGTAAATGCTAaaaaacacatcgtttcaaaagtGTAACGACAGATTTAAACATCatatgtgttaatatgattttagtgtgataaaatctctgttctacatgatttttatgtgataaaatctcttaccaGGATTACAGTGTTTACCATtgttatgtcatcatgacaacaaagttgtaatattggatataacttgacacagataaggttagtaagcaattttatcacactaaaatcatgttaacgtatgtttacgtcttgtggctctccatttgaaacagtgtgtattttaatgtttatggactggccccattcacttccattgtaagtactgtACCTTACAGTAACTgcgatttaattttttaaaataattttattaacgaGGGccgagtttaaataattttttgtggtaatcaacataatgccacaaatgctgtctattgagctaaacttgcattgaacctggaacaatCCTTTCATGTGTATCTGATATTACAGTTGGCCATCACAGCCCTGTTCACCATCCAGATGAATTAAGAGCATTATGGACATTGCTAATTTTGGAATAGGGATCGACTGGGCCTGAGGGAGCTGTTTGATGAACAACCCTGGCCAGACTCACTGTCCCACCCCATGATTCTGTGCCGACTGTACAATTATGAACAAAAGCAACAGAAACCAGGAAGGAGAGACAGAGGGAACATAAATAGAGATAATGAAAGATCTGTTTGTGTTATTTAGAGAAAACGCCTGAGCACAGGTAATTATTTAAGTGAAATGGAATGTGGAAGGTGCACaattaataaagcaataaacgTGAATCATCCTCTTTATTGTCCACTTTCTGCATGAAAGATCAAGCAGGTTCTTTTGAATACAGAATTCAGGCGTGGAAGCGGCTTGTGCCAATATTTTTGTTGCAGTGCTTACTTTGATGTTTTAAGTAAATCTGACTGTGCAGGTGATTGATTAAATTTCTTGTAAAGGCAATTGTTAAAGGTCGATGTAATTGAGCCATGAAACCCATACAGTAATTCATAATAACTACTAATCCTGTGATATCTTCATCATAATAGGCTCATCCCTTTGGCACATTATTGTGCCACATAATTGCAGCCTTTATACAGTGGGTCGATGTTGTTTACAAAACTTAGATTGCAGAAAAGACCCTAAGAAACTTGAGGAAATCCATGTACATTTAAAATCATCCTGTAAAGCTGTTTATTCTGGTGTGTGAGTTGGGTGTATTGTTGCCAGTATATAATAACTCAATAGACCAATGGTTTTAGAAGTTTAAATAATACTTTGTAAACTTTGGATTTTTCTGCCGTGTTAAGGtttcattaaagggatggtttaccCAAAAGTGAATGCCGACAGGGACAAATCTGTGGTCTGGGGgttgggttaataaaatatgtattgctCTGCACTGTATAAAATCCTTTACAGCTCCATACCACTCGCTTTACAACCTGCTTTTAGggcccctctgtgggcatttcacccagaaaactTAAGCTCACTCGTtcctatacattttaaaaaacaatttccGCTTTGGACACTGGGGGAAGTGCTTCGAATTTAGGTAAGCACAGTTCAATCGACTGTTTCCAAGTTCACTGTGAGATTAGTCTGTTGTTTTCTATTCTATAGAGCCAACACCTGCCTTTACTTCTGATGCACAGTACACAATTTAATGCAGAATTTTTGCAGCACCTTTCATGATCGTAAAAATAGATGCCAGATGCTAGAATACATTTAAGATGCATAGCCTATGCCTCtatgtgtaaatgaaatgtgaatgaatccaaagagctcttgatttgattttttgGGTCTTTGCTTGGATCTCGGGGTTTCCTGACACATTTCTGATAACCTGTATAATGAGGTCAGAAAAAGATGAGCAAGACCTTATTCCATCTCACATATCATAAAACGTTTCTCTGGAGTATTACTGTAGAATGAATGTAAAGCATGTATTGTTAGATTTCTGTGGCATGCTGTTTTGAAAATAACATTCATCccaaagtttgtaatattttacAGTTAGGTTAACATTATTATATCATGAACTACGGtaacaatgagcaatatatttgtttgtacagcaattattattcttggttaatttttcaatttataaagatacaattgttcattgttagattatgttcatttataatgaattaaccaatgtttttttgttttgttttgttttttatcccctttttctccccaattttggaatgcccatttcccactacttactaggtcctcgtggtggcgcggttactcacctcaatccgggtggcggaggacaagtctcagttgcctccgcttctgagacagtcaatccgtgcatcttataatgtggctcattgtgcatgacaccgcggagactcacagcttgtggagactcatgctactctccgcgatccacgcacaacttaccacgtgcccaactgagagtgagaaccactaatcgtgaccacgaggaggtt of the Myxocyprinus asiaticus isolate MX2 ecotype Aquarium Trade chromosome 42, UBuf_Myxa_2, whole genome shotgun sequence genome contains:
- the dclk1a gene encoding serine/threonine-protein kinase DCLK1a isoform X5; its protein translation is MEEHFDEREKVQRNSRSSARANGLMSPTHSAHCSLYRTRTLKTLSSEKKAKKVRFYRNGDRYFNGIVYAISSDRIRTFDALLADLTRTLSDNVNLPQGVRIIYAIDGSKKITSIDQLVEGESYVCGSTEAFKKLDYTSNVNPNWSVNVRALGSSKCPTSLASSKSGPQFNESKEFVRPKLVTVIRSGVKPRKAVRILLNKKTAHSYEQVLTDITDAIKLDSGVVKRIYTLEGKQVMCLQDFFGDEDIFIACGPEKFRYQDDFLLDEHECRVVKSTSYGKMGSGNRSSPRSVALSHRSKSPSGSVNGTPASQLSTSHSAKSPSPLPTSPGSLKKRKEMDKAVLDLTA